The following are encoded in a window of Nibricoccus aquaticus genomic DNA:
- a CDS encoding pectate lyase family protein, with the protein MKLPHLKLALAFLAACAAPVLSVAADGYGRSATGGTGGANVTATTAAQLKTYAESATTYTITVSGTIDLGASGRVNLKSNKTLKGANASATIKGTINLSSVNNVIIQNLNVTANTGEPASNDGISVNASTNVFITKCTIYDCTDGNLDIAKGSDNVTVSWCKFYYTRNNGHNFSNLIGSSDTDTGGYRHTWHHNWWSTGCKQRMLADRFGPCHMYNNYWNCAGNDYCTTARNVTQMLSENNYYDGVKNPLDKQNSGKLKTSGNVFNNCTGTMVTSNDSVFTPTYGYTLDTAANAKTRVLAGAGNR; encoded by the coding sequence ATGAAACTACCCCACCTAAAACTCGCCCTCGCCTTCCTCGCCGCCTGCGCCGCGCCCGTTCTTTCCGTCGCTGCCGACGGCTACGGTCGCTCCGCCACCGGCGGCACCGGCGGCGCCAACGTCACCGCCACCACCGCCGCTCAGCTAAAAACCTACGCCGAGTCCGCCACCACCTACACGATCACCGTCTCCGGCACGATCGACCTCGGGGCCAGCGGCCGCGTGAACCTCAAATCCAACAAAACCCTCAAGGGCGCCAACGCCTCTGCCACCATCAAAGGCACCATCAACCTCAGCAGCGTTAACAACGTCATCATCCAAAACCTCAACGTCACCGCCAACACCGGCGAACCCGCCTCCAACGACGGCATCTCCGTCAACGCCTCCACCAACGTCTTCATCACCAAGTGCACCATCTACGACTGCACCGATGGCAACCTCGATATCGCGAAGGGCTCCGACAACGTCACCGTCTCGTGGTGCAAATTCTACTACACCCGCAACAACGGCCATAACTTCTCCAACCTCATCGGTTCCTCCGACACCGACACCGGCGGCTACCGCCACACCTGGCATCACAACTGGTGGTCCACCGGCTGCAAACAGCGCATGCTGGCCGACCGCTTCGGCCCCTGCCACATGTATAACAATTACTGGAACTGCGCCGGTAACGACTACTGCACCACCGCTCGCAACGTCACCCAGATGCTCAGCGAGAACAATTACTACGACGGTGTGAAGAACCCCCTCGACAAGCAGAACAGCGGCAAGCTCAAGACCTCCGGCAACGTCTTCAACAACTGCACCGGCACCATGGTCACGAGCAACGACAGCGTGTTCACGCCCACCTACGGCTACACACTCGACACCGCCGCCAACGCCAAGACCCGCGTCCTCGCCGGCGCCGGCAACCGCTGA
- a CDS encoding pectinesterase family protein: MKLPLLIAAVATFATALSAATRSVPSQYSTIQAAVNAAANNDTISIANGTYTEQVNIPSGKTGLKLVGASQTGVKIRATTAAQTALTVNGNDTTISYLTVENTAGATAGPALAARVNSKRVEFYRCYINGWQDTLGLWDNSLSFFKFCEIRGSVDFIYSGGTAFFESTNIKQIRDTGGPATAPSTPQGVTYGFVFNSCTFNRSSNVANNSSTFMRPWRPYGQTVVINCSVDSHITAAGWSPWDGREATCRAAEYGTKTLAGAAVNLSTRSSWVVRLTAAQAATYSRANVLGGWTPPLL; this comes from the coding sequence ATGAAACTACCCCTCCTCATTGCCGCGGTCGCGACCTTCGCGACCGCCCTCTCCGCCGCCACGCGCAGCGTTCCCTCACAGTACTCCACCATCCAGGCCGCCGTGAACGCCGCCGCTAACAACGACACCATCAGCATCGCCAACGGCACCTACACCGAGCAGGTCAACATCCCCTCCGGCAAGACCGGCCTCAAACTCGTCGGCGCCTCCCAGACCGGCGTGAAAATCCGCGCCACCACCGCCGCGCAGACCGCCCTCACCGTCAACGGCAACGACACCACCATCAGTTACCTCACCGTCGAAAACACCGCCGGCGCCACCGCTGGTCCCGCCCTCGCCGCCCGCGTGAACAGCAAGCGCGTCGAGTTCTACCGCTGCTACATCAACGGCTGGCAGGACACGCTTGGCCTCTGGGACAACTCGCTCTCGTTCTTCAAATTCTGCGAAATCCGCGGCAGCGTGGACTTCATCTACAGCGGCGGCACCGCCTTCTTCGAATCCACCAACATCAAACAAATCCGCGACACCGGCGGCCCCGCCACTGCTCCCAGCACGCCACAAGGCGTGACGTACGGTTTCGTCTTCAACAGCTGCACCTTCAACCGCTCCAGCAACGTCGCCAACAACAGCTCCACCTTCATGCGCCCTTGGCGTCCCTACGGACAGACCGTCGTCATCAACTGCTCCGTCGACTCCCACATCACCGCCGCCGGCTGGAGCCCCTGGGACGGCCGCGAAGCCACGTGCCGGGCCGCTGAATACGGCACCAAGACCCTCGCCGGCGCCGCGGTGAATCTCTCCACGCGCTCATCCTGGGTCGTCCGCCTCACCGCCGCCCAGGCCGCGACTTATTCCCGCGCCAACGTCCTCGGCGGCTGGACCCCGCCCCTCCTGTAA
- a CDS encoding FAD-dependent oxidoreductase: MKYDVVIAGGGFAGAYCARVLGKALGAAGVKRVALIAERNVLVFHPMLAEVAGAALSPLDVVNPLREFCKNVDVLQGVIHKVDWAQKQLVLDGGRFTRNHVVTFDHLVLTLGSVTDMSRVPGMGDHAWPMKSVADALRLRAALINRLEEANLVEDAELRQRLMTFVVVGGGYTGVETAGQIMDLLHEVRPLYANLKDTLPKVILAHSRAHLLEEIGEKLGDYAQRVLEKRGMEVRLNTRVTEVTAAKVILQDGSFIEAHTVVCTVGNAPSPVVLDLAKQLGMPGDKGRVEVEATMRVKGVDKLWASGDCASVPWDDRGTMKVAPPTAQFAMRQGKQLGENIARVLKRGAGAELRPFSYRYMGQLATVGEREAVAEVFGMHFSGFFAWWMWRTIYLAKLPGMGRRFRVMVDWTFDLFFARDISLVLPPAEDLLRAIHLETGESLFEAGTKVRAFYFVKRGSVTLEAAGEAPRLMSAGDVIDQACATGEGLWRVGAAATESTDVVVIRGRALEMLKTTLKLVRRE, encoded by the coding sequence ATGAAGTATGACGTGGTGATTGCCGGTGGTGGATTTGCGGGGGCTTATTGCGCGCGGGTGCTGGGCAAGGCACTCGGTGCGGCCGGTGTGAAGCGGGTGGCGCTCATCGCGGAGAGGAACGTGCTGGTGTTTCACCCGATGCTGGCGGAGGTGGCGGGGGCGGCGCTCTCGCCGCTGGATGTGGTGAATCCGCTCCGGGAGTTTTGCAAAAACGTCGATGTGCTGCAGGGCGTGATCCACAAAGTGGATTGGGCGCAGAAGCAGCTGGTGCTCGATGGAGGGCGGTTCACGCGCAACCATGTGGTGACGTTTGATCATCTGGTGCTGACGCTCGGGAGTGTGACGGATATGAGCCGAGTGCCGGGGATGGGCGATCATGCGTGGCCGATGAAGAGTGTCGCGGATGCGCTGCGGCTGCGGGCGGCGCTGATCAACCGGCTGGAGGAGGCGAATTTGGTGGAAGACGCGGAGCTGCGGCAGCGGTTGATGACGTTTGTCGTGGTCGGCGGCGGCTACACGGGGGTGGAGACGGCGGGGCAGATCATGGATTTGCTGCACGAGGTGCGGCCGTTGTATGCGAATCTTAAAGACACGTTGCCCAAGGTGATTCTGGCGCACAGCCGGGCGCATCTACTGGAGGAGATCGGGGAGAAGCTGGGCGACTATGCGCAGCGGGTGCTGGAGAAGCGGGGGATGGAAGTACGGCTGAACACGCGGGTGACGGAGGTGACGGCGGCGAAGGTGATTTTGCAGGATGGGAGTTTCATCGAGGCGCACACGGTGGTTTGCACGGTGGGGAATGCGCCGAGTCCGGTGGTGCTGGATCTGGCGAAGCAGCTGGGGATGCCGGGCGACAAGGGGCGGGTGGAGGTGGAGGCGACGATGCGGGTGAAGGGCGTGGACAAGCTCTGGGCGTCGGGTGATTGCGCGTCGGTGCCGTGGGATGATCGCGGGACGATGAAGGTGGCTCCACCGACCGCGCAGTTTGCGATGCGGCAGGGGAAGCAGCTGGGGGAAAATATCGCGCGCGTGCTCAAGCGGGGCGCGGGGGCGGAGCTGAGGCCGTTTAGTTATCGGTATATGGGACAGCTGGCGACGGTGGGCGAGCGCGAGGCGGTGGCGGAGGTTTTCGGGATGCACTTCTCGGGCTTTTTCGCGTGGTGGATGTGGCGGACGATCTACCTGGCGAAGCTGCCGGGGATGGGGCGGCGGTTTCGCGTGATGGTGGACTGGACGTTCGATCTGTTTTTCGCGCGGGACATCTCGCTGGTGCTGCCTCCGGCGGAGGATTTGTTGCGGGCGATCCACCTGGAGACGGGCGAGAGTTTATTCGAGGCGGGGACGAAGGTGCGGGCGTTTTATTTTGTGAAGCGCGGTTCGGTGACGCTGGAGGCGGCGGGTGAAGCGCCGCGGTTGATGAGTGCGGGCGATGTGATCGATCAGGCGTGCGCGACGGGCGAGGGGTTGTGGCGCGTGGGGGCGGCGGCGACGGAGAGCACGGATGTCGTGGTCATCCGGGGACGGGCGCTGGAGATGCTGAAGACGACGCTGAAGCTGGTTCGCAGAGAATGA
- a CDS encoding PAS domain S-box protein — MSSPDPKLLASAAPLAINDVELAAWLRQGIDAHAIVAITDAKGVIVFANDRFCAVSGYAREELIGQTHRLLKSGAHPDEFYAELWRTIAGGRVWNGMICNRAKGGALYWVESTLVPLLGTDGRPRFYLALRTDVTSLKQAEENNARLAAEVTARAEELRQTQAQLALFSEQAPIGLSWREIDRDGKPGINHVNGKFCELIGLTAEEARDINNVRRATHPDDWAVQDKLTAELYQGRRDRFALDKRYLHRNGKVVWSTLTVVVLRDGAGHVTHHFAMLEDITARRAAEDELRRSESRWRTYLSTASEILYALTPEHRFKFVSEAWTAKLGHATEAVIGREFTEFVHPEDRQICSEFINAVMEAEPHSNLIEYRAQHADGRWVWHASTGSAYIDRDGRHAYFGVGRDISLRRQAQDELKASLAKREELERIVNRSPSVVVLWRADGGQWPVEFVSASVKQFGYTPEQFIGRQLLFTDITHPEDRERVLAEVAAHAEAQDPEYNQSYRIVCADGSVRWVDDHTVVRRNAEGKVTHHEGLISDVTDRHVAEEAERAARERDLRVAADIQQHLRPRVFPDLSEVEIEMFSASTMHIGGDYFDVLKVDERHWAFVIADVSGKGAGAALMMAECRATLRLCASGELSPATVIRRLNRAIQPDMRPGMFITLFYGILDLDTNALKYVRAGHEDMIVMRKGSTVPELLHGEGLAVGLDDGAIFDDMIEEKEVALNPGDLVALYTDGITEARNAAGDEFGRDRLAAALLRNEDRTLSEAVKRVDRFARQFSALVPRHDDSTLLLFRPR; from the coding sequence ATGTCGTCGCCCGATCCCAAGCTCCTCGCATCTGCCGCGCCGTTGGCCATCAACGATGTGGAGCTGGCGGCGTGGTTGCGGCAGGGGATCGATGCGCATGCGATCGTGGCGATCACGGATGCGAAGGGTGTGATCGTGTTTGCGAATGACCGTTTTTGCGCGGTGTCGGGGTATGCGCGGGAGGAATTGATTGGGCAGACACATCGTCTCCTGAAGTCAGGGGCGCATCCGGATGAATTTTATGCGGAGTTGTGGAGGACGATCGCAGGGGGGCGGGTGTGGAATGGGATGATCTGCAACCGGGCGAAGGGCGGGGCGCTTTATTGGGTGGAGAGCACGCTGGTGCCGCTTTTGGGGACAGATGGGCGGCCGAGGTTTTATCTGGCGCTGCGGACGGACGTGACGTCGCTGAAGCAGGCGGAGGAAAATAACGCGCGGCTGGCGGCGGAGGTGACGGCGCGGGCGGAGGAGCTGAGGCAGACGCAGGCGCAGCTGGCGTTGTTTTCGGAGCAGGCGCCGATCGGGTTGAGCTGGCGCGAGATTGACCGCGACGGGAAGCCGGGGATCAACCATGTGAACGGGAAGTTTTGCGAGTTGATCGGGCTGACGGCGGAGGAGGCGCGCGACATCAATAACGTGCGGCGGGCGACGCATCCGGATGACTGGGCGGTGCAGGACAAGCTGACGGCGGAGCTGTATCAGGGACGTCGTGACCGGTTCGCGCTGGATAAGCGTTATCTGCACCGGAACGGCAAGGTGGTGTGGTCGACGCTGACGGTGGTGGTGTTGCGCGATGGCGCGGGGCATGTGACGCATCATTTCGCGATGCTGGAGGACATCACGGCGCGGCGTGCGGCGGAGGATGAGTTGCGCCGGAGCGAGTCGCGGTGGCGGACGTATCTGAGCACGGCGAGCGAGATCCTCTACGCGTTGACGCCGGAGCACCGGTTCAAATTCGTATCCGAAGCGTGGACGGCGAAACTCGGGCACGCGACGGAGGCGGTGATCGGGCGGGAATTCACGGAGTTCGTGCATCCGGAGGACCGGCAGATCTGTAGTGAGTTTATCAACGCGGTGATGGAAGCGGAGCCGCACTCCAACTTGATCGAATACCGGGCGCAGCATGCGGATGGGCGCTGGGTGTGGCATGCATCGACGGGATCGGCGTACATCGACCGGGATGGGCGGCACGCATATTTCGGCGTGGGGCGGGATATCAGTCTGCGGCGGCAGGCGCAGGATGAGCTCAAGGCATCGCTGGCGAAGCGTGAGGAGCTGGAGCGGATCGTGAACCGGTCGCCGTCGGTGGTGGTGCTGTGGCGCGCGGATGGCGGGCAGTGGCCGGTGGAGTTCGTGTCGGCGAGTGTGAAGCAGTTTGGCTACACGCCGGAGCAGTTTATCGGGCGGCAGTTGTTGTTCACGGACATCACGCATCCGGAGGATCGCGAGCGGGTGCTGGCGGAGGTGGCGGCCCATGCGGAGGCTCAAGATCCTGAATACAATCAGAGTTATCGCATCGTCTGCGCGGATGGTTCGGTGCGGTGGGTGGACGATCACACGGTGGTGCGGCGCAATGCGGAGGGGAAGGTGACGCATCATGAAGGGCTCATCTCCGATGTGACGGACCGGCACGTGGCGGAGGAGGCGGAGCGGGCGGCGCGCGAGCGCGATCTGCGGGTGGCGGCGGACATCCAGCAGCATCTGCGGCCGCGGGTGTTTCCCGATTTGAGCGAGGTGGAGATCGAGATGTTTTCGGCAAGCACGATGCACATCGGCGGGGATTATTTCGACGTGCTCAAGGTGGACGAGCGGCACTGGGCGTTCGTGATCGCGGATGTGTCGGGCAAGGGCGCAGGCGCGGCGTTGATGATGGCGGAGTGCCGGGCGACGCTGCGGCTGTGCGCGTCGGGCGAGCTGAGTCCGGCGACGGTGATCCGGCGGTTGAACCGGGCGATCCAGCCGGACATGCGGCCGGGGATGTTCATCACGTTGTTTTATGGCATTCTGGATCTGGATACGAATGCGTTGAAGTATGTGCGGGCGGGGCATGAGGACATGATTGTGATGAGGAAGGGCTCGACGGTGCCGGAGCTGCTGCACGGCGAGGGGCTGGCGGTGGGCCTGGATGACGGGGCGATTTTCGACGATATGATCGAGGAGAAGGAGGTGGCGTTGAATCCGGGGGATCTGGTGGCGCTGTACACGGACGGGATCACCGAGGCGCGGAATGCGGCGGGCGATGAGTTCGGGCGGGACCGGCTGGCGGCGGCGTTGCTGCGCAACGAGGACCGGACACTGAGCGAGGCGGTGAAGCGGGTGGATCGGTTTGCGCGGCAGTTTTCGGCGCTGGTGCCGCGGCATGATGACAGCACGTTGTTGTTGTTCAGGCCGAGGTGA
- a CDS encoding HD domain-containing protein, translating into MTPAEATARWTQLCRSVRNSAEAHTHAQAWLPRLLAAYSEAHRHYHTFAHIADSLRHFDASRALAQNPRALEFALWLHDAIYDPRSPLNEESSAALARQFLHELGADDSLTQQVHALILATKTHTTPPLADSSLATDAALLIDIDLAILGQPPAAFDLYETQIRQEYAWATPANFAKRRSEILRHFLARPRLYTTDFFFTHLEPQARTNLTRSLQKLEAAP; encoded by the coding sequence ATGACTCCCGCCGAAGCCACCGCCCGCTGGACCCAGCTCTGCCGCTCCGTCCGCAACTCAGCCGAAGCCCACACCCACGCGCAAGCATGGCTCCCCCGCCTCCTCGCCGCCTACTCCGAAGCCCACCGCCACTACCACACCTTCGCCCACATCGCCGACAGCCTCCGCCACTTCGACGCCTCCCGCGCTCTCGCCCAAAACCCCCGCGCCCTCGAATTCGCCCTCTGGCTCCACGACGCCATCTACGACCCCCGCAGCCCCCTCAACGAAGAATCCAGCGCCGCCCTCGCCCGCCAGTTCCTCCACGAACTCGGCGCCGACGACTCCCTCACGCAACAAGTCCACGCCCTCATCCTCGCCACCAAAACCCACACCACTCCGCCTTTGGCCGATTCCTCCCTCGCCACCGACGCTGCCCTCCTGATCGACATCGACCTCGCCATCCTCGGCCAGCCCCCAGCCGCCTTCGACCTCTACGAAACCCAGATCCGCCAGGAATACGCCTGGGCCACCCCCGCCAACTTCGCGAAACGCCGCAGCGAAATCCTCCGCCACTTCCTCGCCCGCCCCCGCCTCTACACCACCGATTTTTTCTTCACTCACCTCGAACCCCAAGCCCGCACCAACCTCACCCGTTCCCTCCAAAAACTCGAAGCCGCCCCGTAA
- a CDS encoding SanA/YdcF family protein codes for MLPSLPRFLRLRPRTVLLSSLALAVLFVAFANLRILTQNSARLFTRIDDLPTRDIALVLGASPVLSDGRPNLHFASRIAAAAQLYHAGKVRHLLVSGDNGHASYNEPHAMRDALIARGVPSEAITCDYAGFRTLDSVIRAHRIFGAEKLTIVTQRYHNTRALAIARHEGIDAIGFCSADVNLRDSLRTELREVIARAATIVDLHILHRAPKFLGRPEPILASR; via the coding sequence ATGCTCCCCTCTCTCCCGCGCTTCCTCCGCCTCCGCCCGCGCACCGTCCTCCTCAGCTCCCTCGCTCTCGCCGTCCTCTTCGTCGCCTTCGCCAACCTCCGCATCCTCACCCAAAACTCCGCCCGCCTCTTCACGCGTATCGACGATCTCCCCACGCGCGACATCGCCCTCGTCCTCGGCGCCAGCCCCGTGCTTTCCGACGGCCGCCCCAATCTCCACTTCGCTTCCCGCATCGCCGCCGCCGCACAGCTCTATCACGCCGGAAAAGTCCGCCACCTCCTCGTCAGCGGCGATAACGGCCACGCCTCCTACAACGAACCTCACGCCATGCGCGACGCTCTCATCGCCCGCGGCGTCCCTTCCGAAGCCATCACCTGCGATTACGCCGGCTTCCGCACTCTCGATTCCGTCATCCGCGCCCACCGCATCTTCGGCGCGGAAAAACTCACCATCGTCACCCAGCGCTACCACAACACCCGCGCCCTCGCCATCGCCCGCCACGAAGGCATCGACGCCATCGGCTTCTGCTCCGCCGACGTGAACCTCCGCGATTCCCTCCGCACCGAACTCCGCGAAGTCATCGCCCGCGCCGCCACCATCGTCGATCTTCACATACTTCATCGCGCTCCCAAATTCCTCGGCCGCCCCGAACCGATTCTCGCGAGCCGCTGA